GCATAGATCATGGTCCGGTGTTTGGCAGGGACAACCTCAGCAAACATGGGACCATTTGCAGCAGAACCATTCCAACTAATGGTCACTCCCATTAGGAAGAGAGTTATGCAAAAGGTGTAGTAGCTGCTGAGTGACTGAGGGATCACTTTGAGTAGGAACCATGAGAAGGGGATGCCCATTATGGCACTGAATTGAGCGCACATTATGCGCCCTGAGCGGGGGTAGATTTGTGACAATCTGTCTGCTATTATTCCTCCAAGGAGAGACCCCATGGCACAACCAATAGCAAAGAGGCTAAGAAGTGTTGCAGTACTGTTATGATCAAAACCTGAAAATTCAAAACGGACTCTCCTACTTAGGCTAGCTTTATGCAGTCGTAACAAGAAAGGAGTACTTGAATCTTAAGAGTTCTCCTTACCAATCAGTTCAAACCACATGGTGAAGAACACCATCGCAGTCCATGGTAACGAATTAACGACACCCTGCAACACGATTATCTGAAATGTCTGCACTTTAACAACAGCTTTCATTGCTGTCCAGGACTCAACCCAAACGGATGTTACACTGGCATTGCCTTTCTCTACCAATTCAACCCTGCAACAAACGAAAGTAAGTCGATTAGCTTAAACATGATAAGAGTCTAAAGGAGAAATCTTTCTAACTAGTTTGGCAATTACTTCTCAGAGGCAACAGTAGTACTAATACGGTTGACATTCATAGTTTTTCTTGGATCAACGACGAACAAGAACACAAGAAGTCCAATCAGAGAACTCAAAGTGGCCATCATAATGAAAGCACAGCGCCATCCAGGCATCCCCCCATATTGCTGACCAGCCATAATGGTGGCCACAACCCCACCTCCAATGCCACCAAAAGTACCAACAAGGTTTACCAATCCAAATCCAGTTCCTCTCACACCATCGTTATAGCTATCAGCTATAAAAGACTGAAGTGCTGGTATCACAATAGCCAAACCAAAGCCATTCACCGCTCTCCAAAAGGCCACTTGCATAAACCGTTGGCTTACTCCTACTGCTGCGGTTGATATGGCCCAACAGAAAGTTCCCATTGCCAGAATCACAGGGCGGTCATAGCTAATAACTAGCACACCAGCTAGAGGTGATGCTATTCCCTGAACAAAGTTTCTAATGAAGGTCAGATAACCCAAGTCAGATGGCCCTGCATTGAAAGCTTCACTGACTTCTTTGTAAACAGATGGTAGAAGATTTTCGTCTGCTCTTTCCATTATAGCAGCCAAGTTgatgagaatgagagagagagaaaccccATAAATCCTTCTTGTTCTGAAGAGAAATGAATGAATTCACATACTTTGTACAACTTGTTATGAATATAACAACTATAAGAAAAATGAGATTACGCACTCTAGCTTAATGGAGGCTGTACTAGAAAGAGATATCTTAACTCAATTGAGATTTCTTTTGAACCTTCTTTAAGAGCTATAGCCTAGAACCAGTTCATACATACGTATTGGAccaatgtatatttatatatttcaatcttccttaaattttaaaattcttCCTATTTTGACATTTGAGAACCTATCGAGGAATTAACTTATTTCTCAAACAACCAATCACATGTGAATAAAACAGCTAGTAAGAGATATTCCTTCACAATTTAATAGGGAACATTCTATCTTTACTTGCTAGCAAGATTATAAACGGTTGAGTAAATCtggaaaatatatgtatatatagcaAGAATGGCTCACACTAtacatgaaaaaaatatattgacTGACCAGAATCCGTTACTCTCGAAAGAAAGAAATGAGATACTAATTATTAAAACAGCAACCAAAGCATTATTATGAACCAAAAACAAAGTCAACAAGATCACAAATGTATAAAAATTTGATCTTTAGACACACCCATGAACTAATTGATCAATATGTAtagatatatataatatatatgtgatgggactcaCTTCATGGTTTCCAAAGTTGTGGGAAGAAGGCTTCTGAATCGAAAACCAGCAGCAGAGAATCTGGAGGACCTTTTATGGCCCATGAATTGAAAAACTGAAGATCCCACAAGCAGTATGGATCCTCAAAGCCAAAGCCAACTCCTTTGCATCTACGGCGGATCTGAGGTTCTCATTAGCCGTGTCAACAACTACTTTGACTTTCCACGGACCCATCAGGAATTtcaccaaaagaaattcaaatctgaaaaattacatgtgtttttttatataatattttcgATGTAATCAGTCATATTTTATAGTAATAAAAACCAAACATGAAATCATGATTCCTTATTTTGTGTCTGCACtaacttttgttttaaaaaaaatctgtaCTAACTATTGTATTATCCTTCCATTAACCGTAGTACTTATAACAAGATAATGATGAAATTGGTTTTTTAGAttgattattaatttaattttgtttgtttttgggTCAAAAATCAACTGATGGTTAcctcatttttaattataaataatggGATTAGTGTCGAAACCTTGTCCGTTGGATTAGAATACAAGTGATGGCGGGAAACGTGGAGATAAACCCTTCATCTAAAACATTTTAAGCTGTCTTGTTCATTTGACATTTTCTattcgatttttttttataattattatttgccagattttttatatttttaattttttccacACCGGAAACTCGGAAGGGTAAAGCGTTGAAACTTCGTTATTTGTACCTCACATGGAGATAAATTGTCCATTTCCACAACAATTAAGtctatttctaaaaaaatatatataaaattttataagattttggataatttttttttggttggcaactctattttattattattctcTTAAAAAGTtcaaataaagaaagaaaacctataattgattttatttaaaaatttaatacgtaaacaaattttaattataaaaataaccaTTTTCTTATACtggatatctcttctatatataaaaaatgtgtagataacagaaattttttgttttaacagttttttatttttttaatgttaattttaacgaaatattcttattacgcaaagaaaaaaattaagtatttatctttaacatatattgaacattaAGTATTTTTgtagtaaaaataaaaaaattcgtTATTTAACTGTAATAAAtgtaaaatattagttatttatgCCACAAATACtcttaaaaattatgttttttatgAAAAAGTAACACATTAGTATCTTATTAATATTGTAAATAACCAAAATATTACTTTTATATATACCtagaaaaattgaaaaaaaaattcataaacaagattttcctcattttttttaaattcaggTATGAGTAAGTTTGAATTCTTGCATGTAGGTGCTGATGTGGCACGTTATAtatgcaaaaataaaaatttgaaagtatttttgtaattaatttatattatatgtatacaTATGAATATTTCCTATAAAGTATTAGGTGCTTCAAGATTGATCGTGAAATTCCTCAAACAAAAAATGGGCCTGAAGCCCAACATTGATTGGGCTCTTAATTATTACGGAAAAAGAGAGCCCAAACAAATCAGGCAATAACCCGATTGGTTTGTTGGGCTGGGTTTTATTGGGCTCAAACAAGCTGGTTGTGCATTACTACGAGAGTTAGTAAGCCTACTATTTCACAAAAGCCTACCTTGAACTTTCCTCAATTAAGGTGAGTTGAACAAATTAAAGCACCAATATGAATaattatgttgatcattttttattagtaaataatcattttttttcaaattgaTTTATCCAATAAACTAATAAGCTGTTATCATCAATTTATAAATTTAGAGCCATTTTCCATATTAAAACCActtaattacttttttttttttaaattgtggaGCTGATGTAGGAATTGATTAGTTTGGACCAcaataactttatttatttttcttggttTACCTAGTTCGAGATCtatttaaacatatataattGATCAAACTAAGTTGAAGGTTATGtaaataatggaaaaatatatttttttattaatgaagTGTCTCATTAATTAATGGATCCATCCCTTGATATTACTTGTACCACAAGATATATAATTTTGAGGACAATATATAATATGGGATTGCAAAccataaatattatatttgagtTCATGTATTTggtttttataaagaataataaagTGAAGATAGTAATGACATGATATGGAAATCTAAGGTTGAAATATTGTCGACCGTATAGTAGACCATATATTAAAATTTAAGATGATATgatatcatacaaaataaaaatacttaattatttttatttttttggctgTTTTCTCTTTGGAAGAACCAATCCATAAGTGGTCCCAAgctataaaataatattaatggtataaaaaataaaaaagctcATGGTGACACTTTGGGATGATTTACATTAATAATTAACCATTTTGCCATTGATACCATCCCTTATTTTTGTTCGAACAAAATGAATAAATTTTCTGTATTTGTcctccaatatatatatatattagatatgttttgtttagttttatttataaaatttattaattatttttattaaatttgtatcattatgatataaatttcaaataaataaataatatgaataacataaatatattaaataaaaaattaaactaaaatattatttatgatttaaaatatatataatatgataacatttttaaacataaatgataatattttataatatttaaatttaaatttaaaattttattaatataattaataaatatctatttttaattagttttaaagtatatttcattaaatatttagaatattccgttaaattaacaaaataaaccgttaaaaccaaaaatttaatttatctactcactttttatatagaagagatacatATATTTTATTAACACTGCTCGTTAAAAACAACATGTCTGGTGACATATAGACGACCGGAATCAAGCTGCAAACAGAGATAACCCTTGTGATGGctgttgtagccaagaaaaacACATGGATGTGATCAAAATTCGAGTTTATGGGAATTGTAGGGACGAAGAAAAGGAAAGCATTGGCAGCCAAAGGTTTTGAGATGAGTATAGGATGGAGACTTAATATAAAGAATATGATAAGGAGAGACGTTGGAAAGGGAACGAGAAGGAAGGTGATTGATCAAGTAGAGTGATGTACTAAAGGCATATGGCCAGTATGAGAGTGGCATAGAAGAGTGAGCAAGAATAGCAAGACCAGTATCGACAACATGTCGATTTTTACATTCAACACGGTcgttttgttgtggagtataaggacAAGAAAGTTCATGATGAATGCCAAGAGACTGAAAAAATGTAGAGAGTGAACGAAATTCCCCACCCCAATCAAAACAAACGTGTTTAATAGTGGCTTGAAACTGAGTATGAACCAACGTTTTAAATTGAACAAATGCCGAGTATGCTTCACATCTTTAGATTTTAAGAGGTAAAGCCAGGAAAAGcgagagtaatcatcaataaacaAGATAAAATATTTAACACCAGTAACAGATGGGACAGGGGAAGGCCCCCATAGATCCGTATGAACTAAAGCAAAAGGAGAAGGGCAAGAATAAGACCCATCAAGGAACGACTCAAGACCATTAATTTGCAATGACAATGTTCAGCAACTGGGTTTTCCAAACAAGAAAGTTATTTTCATCCAATTTGACACTCAATGTTGGTTTACAGACGGTAAAGAGGGAAGGGTAGTGGTAGGAGGGGTCAAAGAAAAAGACATAGGGACAGGGGTATGGGTTGGAGTGTTAGAAGTGGCAGTGTGCTGGGTAGATAGTGGTGGTATGGGCggtgcaggtggtggtggggTACCGCCAGAGGCAGTAGTACTAATGTTGGAAGCTATGCTGCTGTTAATGGCTCTCATACCATGACAGAATATGAAAAACAGTAATAAGAAGGAAAAGTAAATGCTGTATTCCTTGAAAATATGAATAAAGGTACaagctacatatatatatatagggtcaTGGCTCAGCATTCCCAAGGGTGTAACAGAATATGGTTATGTAGTGTACATAGTGAAGAATAAGAGAAAATTATCATGTAGCTAATTATGTCATTAAGGTAGCCTAATGATATATCATTGTTTAACAAACACAAATATTGCTTAAAGGATAAAATTGTGTTGTTTCCATTTTCATCCCACTTTCGCTAAACATTACATTTTCAAATAACATTCTAATaccaaaattaatataaattgaaaGTCCTTTAGCTCGTGTGGAAGtagataaatttttaataaatgacCATGTAAAAATCACAAGATTTTTGCAAAAATTTGAGATTTTTATTTGGGGTGGAAGTGTATTAAAAAATGAATAGAAGTCTTTTAgtctatatttatttattattgtataaAGTTATGTTTGGATTGCAATATTTCATACATGtgtaaaagagagaaagtggCATGAAATTATTGTGGTTTAGATTATGAAAAATAAACAAGTAAAAGAAATATATTGTTAACCTTGTAAATTATATGTCTTATCACTATTCGATTTTCATGAAAGATAATTATTACCAAATTACAAACttttttaataagaaaattattaactttatttttttaataaaataaaataaaaaatattatattattatgaaATTGTAAAAAAATTGAGTGTTGATAAAATAGTTAAAATGACATTAGTTACACTATAAAACTTAGTATATGCAATTCTATCTAAAATATTTCAATATAGCAATAATTTTTGGGCTTACAAATGTTCTTAATTAGAAAAATGATGACAATATACTATCACGTATAAATGTTACAAACGTCACTTGGATTCTATTATTAGAGTAGagtataattctataaataaaattagctTTATTGTATTGttggtaaaatagtatttttttttaaattacattgCACAATATATACTTTTGTTTTGATACTTTTTTGTGAATTAAATTTCAGCCACCTTATACTGTAAAATATTTTTTAGACACTTCTATGGAAAATTTTGAACACGGTGACAAGAAATCATTTTGTAATTTCTTTAGAGATTTTAGAAAATAACACTGTAAAATAGTTTATGTTTTCCTTTTGCTATTTACtaatatatacacatatttagtattataaattaaagaaaaatgggTAAGGAATGTAGTTTTTTAGATAATTTAgttttgattttttatattttttgcaaaataatatttgtttaaaaCTTTGTTCGATTGTCTAAAATTTTCAACCAATTATGTGAATTGATATAAGTTACattgtaaaaaattatcaaaattaggTTATAATCATTTTACAAAGAACCCTAAATTAAATGTCTAAGCCTTAGTTAGGTTAGATATGTTTGGTGTCCCATGGTGTTTGTGAAATTAGCCATAACAATTGAAATGTTATTTATCCTacacaatgatatttattttgagTAGTTAAGTGACTTTGGAAAGTATTCAGGacttaaaagaaatattaaactcaAATATATAAAATAGTTCACTTTATcctaaaaatatatatgaaatacacaaaaattattaactttacacttaaaaaattaaatcaaacataaaaaaaatattttaaattctaACAACACCTTACTAGAATGGAAAATCCTCGCATCTCATATATGCATGCGCAGTGTGACTTGAGAATAGTGTTGAGACAACGATTCATTCATTATCTCTTtcaaaattaaaactaattaattggtcatctcatctcatctcatctcatctatttattataattaataataataataataatagggaAGGGTCATAAATGCACGTGCGAGTCACGCATTAAAAAACACATAATGAATTAATAAAAGGAAAGAGAGATGTGTGTGTGCGAATACTAATAtacaatacaataaataaatagaatGAGAGAAGAAATAAAGGGTTTTGTTGAGGAATGGACCCCCACGTGGCCTCATCCCACTTTTCTTCACGCCGGCTGGCCTCTCACCCATTTCTTGGAAAAGAaaaatttattcttttatttatttcttaaaaataataataataagagtggGGTGGGACCCAGTAACGGGGACGACACACTCTCTCGGGTGGGCCCACACGTAACCTAAACTCCGCACGTGCGGAAAGTCTTGTTTGCCATTATGGCTCACAGCGCCGTTGCCAGCTAGCTACCGGACCTGTCTTTTTCATGTGGCGCTCTGTGGGTCCGCACGTGCTGTTACCACGTGCTTTCCCAACCCAAGTTCTTTTTTTCCTCATTatgatatttgatttttttttaatttctattttgacAAAATAAAACCGACATTTATTAAAAAaagatacatatatataaattaattttgattGACACTATCCATGGACCATGGCTGGTCCAAATCTGGTATTTGATTGAGTCACCGAAAGCACATTAATTTGGAGTTTGGACACCATATAcagttttttttaaatttatttcttcctttttcttAAATTTATGTTTAATCGAAAAAAAGAATTCATTTTTACTGTTTATTTTCCATTTCTTAATGCTAAGTTGGGGAAAATTCAATGttattttccttttgttttgagttttttTGGGAGAAACAAAAATTGAATGGAAAACAACGATGGAACATATTCTAAAGTTTTATTATTGgtgaaatattattaaattacacattatttaaagaaattaactGTAGCCTAAAGTATTTGGATTCCTTAATATTATTTATCGATTCCGTACCAAAATTATGGCTAAAGTGATGGCTGGCTGAGCCATTGGGTGACGCCGTGATGGTGGCCCTAAACCAGCCAGGCAGCCAAGTCATCTATTCCACGTGGCAAGAGAAGTAGTGGGGTCCACGTTTTCACGTGGTCAACAGTGGGCATGACACGTCAACTTTGAGGGTGGTCCCACAAGCAATGGTGGTGTGTTGTGTGTGTGGGCTGTTTAATCACTCACACACATACAAACATAGGTTTCTGTGACGCACGTGTGGAGCCGACTGACACTGCAAAAAGTTCCGTGGGATGGGAAATCTGACTGTGGTCCCCACCCCACACAAAAACACTCTCGCCAAGTCTATATCTGTACCGTTCAAACTGAACATCACACGTCAGACCAACCCCCAAAAATGTCACCATCTTTTTTACACTCTCCTCCCCACCACCGTTCGATCAGAGATTGAAGAATCGGACGGCTGTGATAAATCAAGATACAGTATCAGATAAATACAGAGATATTTTTGAttgattttgtatatatatatactataataggaggagtaggagtaggaCCATGCTATATTGCTAGTACTTAAGTCTACGTGGGTCTTTCAGTATTTGTCAATAATGGGGGCATCAAATATTATCTGTGGGGCCCACTTTTCAGAAAATTATACTACATTAACAGTGTTTTTAACGTACGTGTTTGACCcaattccttctttctttttatcAAACCAAAATTTTGATGTGTTTTAGAGTTTACTTTGACTAGAATTATTATGAACCTTTATTTGTTAGGGGAGAAAATAGAAATGATCTTCTTAATTTGATCTGAAATTGATCTTCCAAGAAATGACCTTTATTTGATCTTCTTTACTACGTGTTCTTGAGATCTTTtgacttgaaaaaaaaaagcagGAGAAGAAGggaattgaaatatatatatatgtaggaaAAATAATGTCAAATTATTGTCAATATTCACGGGGGCAAGGTTTCAAAATTGAGTACCGAGGACGAGTAGCAACCACGGCCAGCCAGTCAGCATTATGTGTTCTAGAAAATATTTGGTATTTTTTCcagatttatatataaaataatattttttgtaaaattatgaattctttttgtataaaaaaaagtaatatttaaaaaaaaatgagtaatttttatttataacctTACGTAGAGGCTTGATCCTCTTATGTCTAGGATCGACCCTGACTAGCAATATAGTCAGAGCAGTCAATTTTTACAAGTTATCGACTAATTAACAGGTGTCACATTAACTCAGGACAGCTCTTCAAACGAATTGTACAACATTATTGCTTTAAATTAAGATCTAGATATATTCTAATAATAGTGTTGGTTTAGACAaatggcatatatatatatataaataagcaaGTGTATATATTGTTGTAGTAGTTGATGTCCCACACTAGGTGTGTTTGAGCAAATAAGAAAAAAGATGTAGAAAATCCAATGTTGAATTGGGTAACAAGTAGTACTGTATGGATATTAACCAACCAATCCATGTGCTTTGTAGAACAACAAAAATGTTCAATCATGGGGTCCTATATAACTAAACTAACCTCTTTTAGATACCCACTAGATAGGTAGACACAACAATTCTCTTTCCAATTATACTATTTATCTCCTCCTCTTAATAAATTCTCACTCTTTATGGCAATTATATGACAATTTTAAATTTTTACTACTTGAAAATATTATTTAGTAACTAAAGTTGTGtacttttaaaattttatttgatGGGTTATTTTCTAATgtgaaaggaaagaaaaaaaaactcttttTTGTCTTAGAATTCTCGTTTAAAGAAAATACTAATACGCATTACGCACGAGTGAGaaaagttgagagagagagagtttgattaTCATATATAGAAAACTTGGAGTGAAGAAAGTATTGTGCTCGTGAGAGAGGGACAGGGATAGAGACAGAGAGAGAAGAATAGTCTCTGCCCAAAGCAGCAGACACACCACCACACCACACCCTCGCCCACACTCCAATTCACAGACCAACAGAGAGAGAAGGCGAGGTTGAGGTTCAGAGGAGGAAGAAGGAGGTGGGTTTTTAGTTTTGTTCAGGAAAAGATGACGGGAGCTGCTTCATCTGGGAGGTTACCGACGTGGAAGGAGAGAGAGAACAACaagaggagagagagaaggagaagagccATTGCTGCTAAGATTTACTCTGGTCTTAGAGCTCAGGGCAACTATAAACTTCCTAAGCACTGCGATAACAATGAGGTTTTGAAAGCTCTTTGCTCCGAAGCTGGCTGGGTTGTTGAAGACGATGGAACTACCTACCGCAAGGTTTGTTTTCTATTTCGTTTCATCTTTCTGAGCTTTTTGTTCTTCAAGTATTAATGGGTGTTTTCTTATTTGCCTTTATTTTTTGTATAAAGTTCTGGACTTGAACTTTTTTGGGTTCATTTTTGTAGATCTGCATGCATTTGAGGGTGAATTTTGTTTTGCCTTAATCTTGTTTTTTGTGGGTTGTCCTCATTTTTCTTTATCTGGGTTCCCAGTTTCTATTATTCTAGTGGGACACAGAAGGGTTCTGGGGTATTATGGTTCTTGTTCAATTGAATGAGTTGATTGGAAATTTGGGAGCTTTGTCTGGGTTCGCAATTTCCATTGTTTGTAAAACTGGTTAAAGACTATTCATTTTTGGGATTTGATCTGGGTAGTCTTCAGAGAACAAAGAGGATTTGAGCTTCATTTGGTTGCGtcttgttatatgaatgaattaACCGAATCTTACTTGCATGTTTATCTTTTCCAATTTGCTTTCTGAATCTAAATCTTCTTTAATCTTTTCTGGTATTTTGCGAATTTTTCATGGTTCAAAGCATAACTTTTGTTTCTTATATTTCTTCAATTGGATGAAGGGGATGGGATCTGACTTACGGCTGAGTTTTTGTTTGGAGATTTACAAGTAgagtaaatgaacttagattgaTTGAGATTTATGATAAATAGTGTAGCATTTCAACTTTTCGAATTCGTTCTCCACTATAACAACACATCATTTTGGCATTGAACttagtttatatttt
The genomic region above belongs to Humulus lupulus chromosome 1, drHumLupu1.1, whole genome shotgun sequence and contains:
- the LOC133812583 gene encoding uncharacterized protein LOC133812583 is translated as MGHKRSSRFSAAGFRFRSLLPTTLETMKTRRIYGVSLSLILINLAAIMERADENLLPSVYKEVSEAFNAGPSDLGYLTFIRNFVQGIASPLAGVLVISYDRPVILAMGTFCWAISTAAVGVSQRFMQVAFWRAVNGFGLAIVIPALQSFIADSYNDGVRGTGFGLVNLVGTFGGIGGGVVATIMAGQQYGGMPGWRCAFIMMATLSSLIGLLVFLFVVDPRKTMNVNRISTTVASEKVELVEKGNASVTSVWVESWTAMKAVVKVQTFQIIVLQGVVNSLPWTAMVFFTMWFELIGFDHNSTATLLSLFAIGCAMGSLLGGIIADRLSQIYPRSGRIMCAQFSAIMGIPFSWFLLKVIPQSLSSYYTFCITLFLMGVTISWNGSAANGPMFAEVVPAKHRTMIYAFDRAFEGSVSSFAAPLVGILSEKMFGYDSKGVDPLLGSKREALALSRGLLSMMAVPFGVCCLFYTPLYKYFWKDRENARLASVKDEEMM